One Nitrospirota bacterium genomic region harbors:
- a CDS encoding M28 family peptidase — protein sequence MEQIKPNIIESVQFLAATIGQRSWKDLDKLAASADFIEESFHASGCKTIRQPFFFKGNTYQNIITEVRGTDPDCREILVVGAHYDSCEGTPGADDNASAVAALLELARLTKERPLSRTVRYVAFCLEEPPAYMTHHMGSYVHAESLNDEGAKVFGMISLEMLGYYSDEEGTQYYPSSLFKPFYPNTGNFIAFVGNFSSRNFSNSVKSAFSSVSSFPVESLNGFSIIPGVDFSDHRNYWKFDYPAFMITDTAFYRNPNYHDSGDLPDTLDYNRLEQLTKALYETFRIV from the coding sequence ATGGAACAGATAAAGCCTAACATCATTGAATCTGTGCAATTTCTTGCCGCGACTATCGGACAGAGAAGCTGGAAAGATCTGGACAAGCTCGCTGCATCAGCAGACTTTATCGAAGAGAGCTTTCATGCTTCGGGATGCAAGACCATACGGCAGCCCTTCTTCTTCAAGGGGAATACCTATCAGAATATCATCACAGAGGTCCGGGGCACTGATCCTGACTGCCGGGAAATCCTTGTTGTGGGCGCCCACTATGACTCCTGCGAGGGCACGCCGGGAGCTGACGACAATGCAAGCGCAGTGGCTGCGCTGCTTGAACTTGCACGCCTGACAAAGGAGAGGCCACTCAGCAGAACCGTGCGCTATGTGGCCTTTTGCCTTGAAGAACCGCCTGCATATATGACACACCACATGGGCAGTTATGTTCATGCGGAAAGCCTGAATGATGAAGGAGCTAAGGTCTTTGGCATGATCTCGCTTGAGATGCTGGGTTATTACAGCGACGAAGAAGGGACGCAGTATTATCCGTCGTCGCTCTTCAAGCCCTTCTATCCGAACACCGGCAATTTCATCGCCTTTGTCGGCAACTTCTCTTCACGCAATTTTTCGAACAGCGTCAAATCTGCCTTCAGCTCTGTTTCGTCATTTCCTGTCGAATCCCTGAACGGGTTTTCGATCATTCCGGGCGTGGACTTCTCTGACCACCGGAACTACTGGAAGTTCGACTATCCTGCGTTCATGATCACAGACACTGCCTTTTACCGCAACCCGAATTACCACGATTCCGGCGATCTGCCTGATACGCTGGACTACAACCGGCTTGAGCAACTGACCAAGGCCTTGTATGAAACATTTCGAATTGTTTAA